The Strigops habroptila isolate Jane chromosome 8, bStrHab1.2.pri, whole genome shotgun sequence genome includes a window with the following:
- the FUBP1 gene encoding far upstream element-binding protein 1 isoform X10 has translation MADYSTVPPPASGAPGGGGGGGGGVNDAFKDALQRARQIAAKIGGDAGTSMNSNDYGYGGQKRPLEDGDGSWTSPSSTTHWEGMPSPFKDQPDAKKVAPQNDSFGNQLPPMHQQQRSVMTEEYKVPDGMVGFIIGRGGEQISRIQQESGCKIQIAPDSGGLPERSCMLTGTPESVQSAKRLLDQIVEKGRPAPGFHHSDGPGNAVQEIMIPASKAGLVIGKGGETIKQLQERAGVKMVMIQDGPQNTGADKPLRITGDPYKVQQAKEMVLELIRDQGGFREVPIPRFAVGIVIGRNGEMIKKIQNDAGVRIQFKPDDGTTPDRIAQITGPPDRCQHAAEIITDLLRSVQAGNPGGPGPGGRGRGRGQGNWNMGPPGGLQEFNFIVPTGKTGLIIGKGGETIKSISQQSGARIELQRNPPPNADPNMKMFTIRGTPQQIDYARQLIEEKIGGPVNPLGPPVPHGPHGVVPGPHGPPGPPGPGAPMGPYNPAPYNPGPPGPAPHGPPAPYAPQGWGNAYPHWQPPNPPDPGKPGTDPNSAAWAAYYAHYYQQQAQPPPAAPPGGPATTQTNGQGDQPNPAPAGQVDYTKAWEEYYKKMGQAVPAPAGAPPGGQPDYSAAWAEYYRQQAAYYAQTSPQGMPQHPPAPQGQ, from the exons AGGATGGAG ATGGCTCTTGGACAAGTCCGAGCAGTACAACACACTGGGAGGGAATGCCCTCTCCTTTTAAAG ATCAACCAGATGCTAAGAAAGTTGCTCCTCAGAATGACt CTTTTGGAAATCAGCTACCACCAATGCATCAACAACAAAG GTCTGTGATGACAGAAGAGTACAAAGTTCCAGATGGGATGGTTGGATTCA tAATTGGCAGAGGTGGAGAGCAGATCTCGCGCATACAGCAAGAGTCTGGCTGTAAAATACAGATTGCACCTG ATAGTGGAGGCCTGCCTGAAAGATCATGTATGCTAACTGGAACACCAGAGTCTGTTCA ATCGGCAAAAAGATTACTTGATCAGATAGTTGAAAAGGGAAGACCTGCACCTGGCTTTCATCATAGTGATGGACCTGGAAATGCAGTCCAAGAAATTATGATTCCAGCAAGTAAAGCAGGATTAGTTATTGGGAAAGGTGGAGAGACAATTAAACAATTACag GAGCGGGCGGGTGTCAAAATGGTCATGATTCAAGACGGTCCACAGAACACTGGTGCAGACAAGCCCCTTAGGATAACCGGAGACCCTTATAAAGTTCAA CAAGCCAAGGAAATGGTGCTGGAGTTAATTCGTGATCAAGGTGGCTTTAGAGAG gTTCCAATACCGCGGTTTGCTGTAGGTATTGTAATTGGAAGAAATGGAGAGATGataaaaaagatacagaatgATGCTGGTGTTAGGATCCAGTTCAAGCCAG atgATGGAACAACTCCAGATAGGATAGCCCAAATCACAGGGCCTCCTGACAGATGTCAGCATGCTGCAGAAATTATTACAGATCTCCTTCGAAGTGTTCAG gCTGGTAACCCTGGTGGCCCAGGACCTGGTGGTCGAGGAAGGGGTAGAGGCCAAGGCAACTGGAACATGGGTCCTCCTGGTGGATTACAGGAATTCAATTTTATTGTTCCCACTGGCAAAACTGGATTAATCATTGGCAAAG GTGGTGAAACTATTAAAAGTATAAGCCAGCAGTCTGGTGCTAGAATAGAACTTCAAAGAAATCCTCCACCTAATGCGGATCCAAACATGAAGATGTTTACTATCCGTGGAACACCACAGCAAATAGATTATGCACGACAACTTATAGAAGAAAAGATTGGA GGTCCAGTAAATCCATTGGGTCCACCTGTTCCACATGGACCCCATGGTGTTGTTCCTGGCCCACATGGACCTCCTGGGCCACCAGGTCCTGGTGCTCCCATGGGACCATATAACCCAGCTCCTTACAATCCAGGgcctccaggccctgcacctCA TGGTCCTCCAGCTCCATATGCTCCACAAGGATGGGGAAATGCTTACCCACACTGGCAGCCACCAAACCCACCAGATCCAG GTAAGCCAGGAACAGATCCCAATTCAGCAGCGTGGGCAGCTTATTATGCTCACTACTatcagcagcaagcacagccaCCACCTGCAGCCCCTCCTGGTGGACCAGCTACAACCCAAACTAATGGACAAG GAGATCAGCCAAATCCAGCACCAGCAGGGCAGGTTGACTATACCAAGGCCTGGGAAGAGTACTACAAAAAAATGG GTCAAGCAGTTCCTGCCCCTGCTGGGGCTCCGCCGGGTGGTCAGCCAGATTACAGTGCAGCATGGGCTGAGTACTACAGGCAACAGGCAGCATATTATGCCCAGACAAGTCCACAGGGAATGCCACAACATCCTCCAGCACCACAG GGCCAATAA
- the FUBP1 gene encoding far upstream element-binding protein 1 isoform X15 — protein sequence MNSNDYGYGGQKRPLEDGDGSWTSPSSTTHWEGMPSPFKDQPDAKKVAPQNDSFGNQLPPMHQQQRSVMTEEYKVPDGMVGFIIGRGGEQISRIQQESGCKIQIAPDSGGLPERSCMLTGTPESVQSAKRLLDQIVEKGRPAPGFHHSDGPGNAVQEIMIPASKAGLVIGKGGETIKQLQERAGVKMVMIQDGPQNTGADKPLRITGDPYKVQQAKEMVLELIRDQGGFREVRNEYGSRIGGNEGIDVPIPRFAVGIVIGRNGEMIKKIQNDAGVRIQFKPDDGTTPDRIAQITGPPDRCQHAAEIITDLLRSVQAGNPGGPGPGGRGRGRGQGNWNMGPPGGLQEFNFIVPTGKTGLIIGKGGETIKSISQQSGARIELQRNPPPNADPNMKMFTIRGTPQQIDYARQLIEEKIGGPVNPLGPPVPHGPHGVVPGPHGPPGPPGPGAPMGPYNPAPYNPGPPGPAPHGPPAPYAPQGWGNAYPHWQPPNPPDPGKPGTDPNSAAWAAYYAHYYQQQAQPPPAAPPGGPATTQTNGQGDQPNPAPAGQVDYTKAWEEYYKKMGQAVPAPAGAPPGGQPDYSAAWAEYYRQQAAYYAQTSPQGMPQHPPAPQCLPRPSTLGSAAKKQQVSTT from the exons AGGATGGAG ATGGCTCTTGGACAAGTCCGAGCAGTACAACACACTGGGAGGGAATGCCCTCTCCTTTTAAAG ATCAACCAGATGCTAAGAAAGTTGCTCCTCAGAATGACt CTTTTGGAAATCAGCTACCACCAATGCATCAACAACAAAG GTCTGTGATGACAGAAGAGTACAAAGTTCCAGATGGGATGGTTGGATTCA tAATTGGCAGAGGTGGAGAGCAGATCTCGCGCATACAGCAAGAGTCTGGCTGTAAAATACAGATTGCACCTG ATAGTGGAGGCCTGCCTGAAAGATCATGTATGCTAACTGGAACACCAGAGTCTGTTCA ATCGGCAAAAAGATTACTTGATCAGATAGTTGAAAAGGGAAGACCTGCACCTGGCTTTCATCATAGTGATGGACCTGGAAATGCAGTCCAAGAAATTATGATTCCAGCAAGTAAAGCAGGATTAGTTATTGGGAAAGGTGGAGAGACAATTAAACAATTACag GAGCGGGCGGGTGTCAAAATGGTCATGATTCAAGACGGTCCACAGAACACTGGTGCAGACAAGCCCCTTAGGATAACCGGAGACCCTTATAAAGTTCAA CAAGCCAAGGAAATGGTGCTGGAGTTAATTCGTGATCAAGGTGGCTTTAGAGAGGTGCGCAACGAATATGGGTCAAGAATAGGAGGAAATGAAGGGATAGAC gTTCCAATACCGCGGTTTGCTGTAGGTATTGTAATTGGAAGAAATGGAGAGATGataaaaaagatacagaatgATGCTGGTGTTAGGATCCAGTTCAAGCCAG atgATGGAACAACTCCAGATAGGATAGCCCAAATCACAGGGCCTCCTGACAGATGTCAGCATGCTGCAGAAATTATTACAGATCTCCTTCGAAGTGTTCAG gCTGGTAACCCTGGTGGCCCAGGACCTGGTGGTCGAGGAAGGGGTAGAGGCCAAGGCAACTGGAACATGGGTCCTCCTGGTGGATTACAGGAATTCAATTTTATTGTTCCCACTGGCAAAACTGGATTAATCATTGGCAAAG GTGGTGAAACTATTAAAAGTATAAGCCAGCAGTCTGGTGCTAGAATAGAACTTCAAAGAAATCCTCCACCTAATGCGGATCCAAACATGAAGATGTTTACTATCCGTGGAACACCACAGCAAATAGATTATGCACGACAACTTATAGAAGAAAAGATTGGA GGTCCAGTAAATCCATTGGGTCCACCTGTTCCACATGGACCCCATGGTGTTGTTCCTGGCCCACATGGACCTCCTGGGCCACCAGGTCCTGGTGCTCCCATGGGACCATATAACCCAGCTCCTTACAATCCAGGgcctccaggccctgcacctCA TGGTCCTCCAGCTCCATATGCTCCACAAGGATGGGGAAATGCTTACCCACACTGGCAGCCACCAAACCCACCAGATCCAG GTAAGCCAGGAACAGATCCCAATTCAGCAGCGTGGGCAGCTTATTATGCTCACTACTatcagcagcaagcacagccaCCACCTGCAGCCCCTCCTGGTGGACCAGCTACAACCCAAACTAATGGACAAG GAGATCAGCCAAATCCAGCACCAGCAGGGCAGGTTGACTATACCAAGGCCTGGGAAGAGTACTACAAAAAAATGG GTCAAGCAGTTCCTGCCCCTGCTGGGGCTCCGCCGGGTGGTCAGCCAGATTACAGTGCAGCATGGGCTGAGTACTACAGGCAACAGGCAGCATATTATGCCCAGACAAGTCCACAGGGAATGCCACAACATCCTCCAGCACCACAG TGCCTTCCCAGACCTTCCACCTTAGGTTCTGCTGCAAAAAAGCAACAGGTAAGCACAACCTAA